The following proteins are encoded in a genomic region of Sphingopyxis macrogoltabida:
- a CDS encoding superoxide dismutase, with protein MTMNEASAQTPTAVRTAVPAFAGNHQVKPLRFDPARLDGLSERLITSHHENNYAGSVKALNMIETRLAAALADPDLPPVVYGGLKREELHRTGSVVLHEVYFDGLGGNGQAAGSVRDALGAAFGSFDRWEADFRRTGMSLAGGSGWCVLVYNLHTRSLHNHWAWDHMHGAIAGVPLLALDMYEHSFHMDYGTAAAKYVDAFFRNIDWEVADRRYAAALRGGG; from the coding sequence GCAGACGCCGACCGCAGTGCGGACGGCTGTCCCCGCCTTTGCCGGCAACCATCAGGTCAAGCCGCTCAGGTTCGATCCCGCCCGGCTCGACGGCCTCTCCGAAAGGCTGATCACATCGCACCACGAGAACAATTATGCCGGCTCGGTCAAGGCTCTGAACATGATCGAGACACGGCTTGCCGCCGCGCTCGCCGACCCGGACCTGCCGCCGGTGGTCTATGGCGGCCTCAAGCGCGAGGAGCTGCACCGCACCGGCTCGGTCGTGCTCCATGAGGTCTATTTCGACGGGCTGGGCGGCAACGGTCAAGCAGCCGGCTCGGTCCGCGACGCGCTGGGCGCGGCGTTCGGCTCGTTCGACCGCTGGGAGGCCGACTTTCGCCGCACCGGCATGAGCCTTGCCGGCGGATCGGGTTGGTGCGTACTCGTCTACAATCTCCACACCCGCTCGCTGCATAACCATTGGGCGTGGGATCATATGCACGGCGCGATTGCCGGCGTGCCGCTGCTCGCGCTCGATATGTACGAGCACAGTTTCCACATGGATTACGGAACCGCCGCCGCCAAATACGTCGACGCCTTCTTCCGCAACATCGACTGGGAAGTGGCCGACCGGCGCTATGCCGCGGCCTTGCGCGGCGGCGGCTGA